AAGTGTGCTAAACCTTGGTTTAACCGAGAGGTTAAATAACCTAGTCAgtggcaattttgtgaataccTAGAAGCCAAAGGGTCACACGCCAGCTAAAGAGTTATCTCAGGCGATAATTCAGGGATTTTAGCAACAGAAACCAATCTGTCCCGAAAAATCAGTATTTTCTCAAAAGTATTGGCACTTTTTCTGGGATTACATCTTGAAAAAAAGCAAATACAAAGATCTAAAATACTAAAACTACTCGATTCTACTTGAGATAGCTTACACAAGATACATCAGCCAATGGTTGTTACAAAGCTTCAAATCTTGTTATTCCCAAAAGGGAATAAACCTAGAATATTCAGGAAGAAGAAATTGGAAGCAAGAAAGACATGCAATCTTGAGAACATTGCAAgtcctcttcttgcatcttgaaaaagaatttctccttctccctaaTACGTTCCTACAACAAAAACAATGCCATCTCCGGAGATGCCATTGAAGGGGAAACCATTCAGAGGATTCCCACGAGTATGATACCACCAGTCTGCCACAACCTTTGAAACTCCATCTACCTCTGACCACTCAGGTACAAGATGCCTAGGATGGTTCAGATGAATGAAGCAAGACCGACGGCTAGGAAGACAGCAAGTATTCTTGTTGCTCGCAAGCACTCTTCTAGCACCAGTCTCTAAGAAAAAAACTACTCCTATCAGGAGGTCGAGAGCTTTCCAAAGAAGAACTCCAACTAAGAGCCATGTTTGCTAGGGGGAATGACTCTGAAAGAAGCCTTACCCGTTCATTTATAGAGAAAACAATGCACTCGAGTTCAACGCGCGATACTACATGACAAGAAGCTCACGGGTGGAACAGAGTAGATTCCATCTACAGTATGCACCATGTAACTCTTACACTGACTCACTTTATCTCAAAAGTGACTTTATTCAAATGGCCCTATTAGGTACTCTCGGTGTAAAGGAATAAAGATATGTGCCACGACTTTGGATCCTCAATTTGAAATTATGGGATTtagattcaaggctcgggggctactagaTATGTATCATAAATGGCATATTTTTTGAAGGCAGTTTGAATTTCAGATGAagatttcgaagaaatttttgAAGACTGATTTGACCCTCAGCATGATTCTAtaattcaacctaaggctcgggagcTACTCTATATGGAGCGcaagtacttcgcgcaccatatatgaaagtagattcggggcttgagcaccacatagcctcgatgcagccaagGAAGTACTCGGAAAACTACTCGAAGTACTCGATGGACTTTAAGACTAGATGATGAACTCCAGAAGCAGTCGAAGCACTCGGGGACgccttcagaagtactcgacgccGGCAGGACTCGACcatgaagagctcgggggcttgtcagacccggggcagcaagACTGCTCACgggcgtggaatattctagagtaagggatagcgcatggaTATGCCTTACCTCAtctgtaactactcgaatagcaGTAGAACTAGTTGATGTACTCGGCAAGGACTTTTcatataaccctgtccccccagattatataagggcgggcagggaccccttcaAAATATAGGACATGCAACGATCCACAAATCAacacctaagacaatacaaacaaccatacaggacatagggtattatgctccggcggcctgaacctgtctaaatttttgtgttccttgcaccatcgcttTCTGATCACAACAACAATTATGTGTCAAAATACAATTTATTACACGAATTATATATATGCACTAACTAATTTCTAATTTTTTATGTACATGTCTACTACAGTGAAGGTGAATGGTTTTGTCTGCCAGGACCCAATGGTTGTAAATGCGGATGACTTCTTCAAGGCTGCTGAGCTTGACAAGCCTAGAGACACTATGGCAAGTAAGGTTGGGTCTAATGTCACTCTGATCAATGTCATGAAGATCCCTGGACTCAACACTCTAGGCATCTCATTGGCCCGTATTGACTATGCACCCTTAGGTGAGAATCCACCACACACCCACCCACGTGCCACAGAGATTCTTACGGTGCTCGAGGGGAAACTTTATGTTGGTTTTGTCACCTCCAACCCAAACCAGCTCTTCACTAAGGAGCTCAACAAGGGTGATGTGTTTGTATTCCCCGAAGGGCTCATCCACTTCCAATTCAATCCTGACTATCACAAGCCAGCAGTTGCGATCGCCGCTCTCAGCAGCCAAAATCCTGGGGTCATTACCATTGCCAATGCAGTCTTCGGATCAAAGCCACCGATCTCCGATGATGTCTTGGCCAAGGCATTTCAGGTGGAAAAGGGGACTATTGATTGGCTTCAGGCCCAATTCTGGGAGAACAACCATTACTAATTATGGCAGAATAACCTACACTAAATAATCAAACGTGGTTCCTTGTACAGGAGACCACACCCCTTCTATGTATTTCGACTATTTTTAGTTTATGCTACTAGAGTCGCTAAAATAAATGGCAAGTATATCTATATACTGTCACTTCGATCACCGTGTCTCTGTGTTGTACCACACCCTCATTATATTACTggaacaatattttttttaatgatAAACGGCATGAAGCTTCTATTTATCCGAGCAGTAAAAGGAGCAACGTAGTAAATATGTAGTACTAACTTTGCTCGAGTGGCTAACTCATGAGCCTGCATGTTATCTTGTCTTCTGATTTTTGAGCCTGTAATATATGAGGGCTTCCGGCTTTTTTATTTTCCCAGtttctccatttttttttctctttcagtTTCTCTTCCTCCTTTTTTCCCCTTCATTTTATCTGTTTCTTTCTGTCCCTTCTCCTCAGCACAACCAACGCTGGCTTTGCCACCGGCAAGCATGCGCTGGTGCGCGCGCCACTGCCTCGATCGGCTGGATGATTCTAGCATGGCCGCTGGCCCCGGCCGGAGGGATCGCCGTGATTCTTCCGCGCCTGACGTCATCGCCGGACGCGCCCTGTTTCTCCAGGTGTCGCGCCGCGGTATCGGGCTCCcggggcctccgccgccgctctcgtTTCCTCCTGTGCGTCCTGCCGTCCAGCTTCAGCCCTCTGCTCTGATCCTGCGCACAACCCTGGCAGGTGTTACTGTCATCTTCTCGCCAGGATCAGCTACTCGCCTACAACTCAATTACATACCTCGGCCGCCTGCCGTCAACCTGCTTCTGGAAACGAAAGAGTAATCCATTCATGATTTGGTCATGCTCTTGCATGTCCTAGAATCAGGTGCGGATCCAGGAATTAGAACAAGGGGGGCTGAACTAACACTGGCCATAGGACGATATAAATATATAGTGTTTCATAAATAAGGAGGGGCTGAACTAACCGAAAAATATGATTTTGTCATTGCTAATGCTTCTAAATATCTCCTTCTCAGTGTAGTATATCATCAAGTGGTTCATCCAATCATCTTCCATTTTGCTACACAAATATGTCTTTATGATAGACATAGGAGAACTACTGCTGCTTGAAAAATAACCCAATAATATTCTTTTCGACATCCCACAATTTGCACTACTAATCTATGCATAGTATGAATATACGAAACTTCAAGCAAAAGTAAAAAAAG
This genomic interval from Panicum virgatum strain AP13 chromosome 8K, P.virgatum_v5, whole genome shotgun sequence contains the following:
- the LOC120645813 gene encoding germin-like protein 8-5; the protein is MSTTVKVNGFVCQDPMVVNADDFFKAAELDKPRDTMASKVGSNVTLINVMKIPGLNTLGISLARIDYAPLGENPPHTHPRATEILTVLEGKLYVGFVTSNPNQLFTKELNKGDVFVFPEGLIHFQFNPDYHKPAVAIAALSSQNPGVITIANAVFGSKPPISDDVLAKAFQVEKGTIDWLQAQFWENNHY